One Akkermansiaceae bacterium genomic region harbors:
- a CDS encoding MFS transporter, whose product MLSKSQKKNATAIIAGQTFTRIGDVLTNPKTVLTWLLSQLGTTGFFIGMLAPIRESGSMLPQLFISGWVKQARSRKWIFVGGALAQALCIAAMGASALWMTPNLAGGVVMFSLIAFSLSRAFCSISSKDVLGRTIPKGFRGRVTGASATISGIISAIAAAGLIFLRDYETATLLAWIVLASSTLWVLGAGLYVLVREPIPETATSAPDSAVHDLWKRVGMVVRDPLFRRFIMARTLLLGSALASPLIVVLAQTKDDNLMSLGGFVLATAVATSMSSILWGRLSDKASHLTMALGGMACALTGFTAICMAVWMPATGKTLWLWPLTFLLFNLGYNGVRLGRKVWVVDAAEGDQRTDYVATSNTIIAVAILVMGLLTAPLQSISPLLPLGVYSLLCVIGAGCATTIKP is encoded by the coding sequence GTGTTGTCGAAGAGTCAGAAAAAAAATGCGACGGCGATCATCGCGGGCCAGACGTTTACGAGGATCGGTGACGTGCTGACCAATCCCAAAACGGTGCTCACCTGGTTGTTGTCGCAGTTGGGGACGACGGGATTTTTTATCGGGATGCTGGCACCAATCCGCGAGTCGGGGTCGATGCTGCCGCAGTTGTTTATCTCGGGATGGGTGAAACAGGCACGTAGCCGGAAGTGGATATTTGTCGGCGGAGCACTGGCCCAGGCGTTGTGTATTGCAGCGATGGGTGCATCGGCATTGTGGATGACCCCCAATCTGGCTGGTGGGGTTGTGATGTTTTCCCTGATAGCGTTTTCGCTCTCCCGGGCGTTCTGCTCGATCAGTTCGAAGGATGTGTTAGGAAGAACGATCCCAAAAGGATTCAGAGGCAGGGTCACAGGTGCATCGGCCACCATTTCAGGGATCATCTCTGCCATCGCGGCAGCAGGGCTTATCTTTCTCCGTGATTACGAAACCGCCACACTCCTGGCGTGGATCGTCCTCGCCTCCTCGACTCTCTGGGTGCTAGGCGCGGGGCTCTACGTCCTGGTTAGAGAGCCGATTCCAGAAACCGCTACGTCAGCACCCGATTCCGCGGTGCACGACCTGTGGAAACGCGTGGGAATGGTCGTGCGCGACCCCTTGTTCCGTCGGTTCATCATGGCCCGGACATTATTGTTAGGATCGGCACTCGCATCGCCTCTCATCGTGGTTCTGGCCCAGACAAAGGACGATAACCTGATGTCGTTAGGTGGTTTCGTTCTCGCTACCGCCGTCGCCACCTCGATGAGTTCGATCCTGTGGGGCAGACTCTCGGATAAGGCCAGCCATCTCACCATGGCGCTGGGAGGGATGGCCTGCGCTTTGACTGGATTTACCGCTATCTGCATGGCCGTCTGGATGCCGGCTACCGGAAAAACGCTTTGGCTCTGGCCGCTGACTTTCCTGCTTTTCAACCTCGGTTACAATGGTGTCCGCCTGGGCAGGAAAGTCTGGGTGGTGGATGCGGCGGAGGGAGACCAACGCACCGATTATGTCGCCACTTCCAATACGATCATTGCCGTGGCTATTCTGGTAATGGGCCTGCTGACCGCACCTTTGCAGTCGATTTCCCCCCTGCTGCCACTCGGGGTTTATTCCTTGCTGTGTGTGATAGGAGCTGGCTGCGCGACCACGATCAAACCGTGA
- a CDS encoding YeeE/YedE family protein, whose protein sequence is MNLPISTSSTAGLIVAAVLGALFGVLLHKGRVTNYNVIVNFFRLKDLTVLKVMFTAVVVGGIGVSVMISSGLAEGWHIKPTLVLGIVLGAAIFGVGMTLYGYCPGTGVAAVATGSLHALVGMLGMLAGGVAYALSYPWMKTNILGIGDFGKIRISDLLPLDDGQVYALVTFIAMVLFLLLEKGGRIRSGASDCDQSSGG, encoded by the coding sequence ATGAATTTACCTATTTCAACAAGCTCCACGGCAGGTCTTATCGTAGCCGCCGTGTTGGGGGCCTTGTTCGGAGTGCTGCTGCATAAAGGCCGCGTGACGAATTATAATGTGATTGTCAATTTTTTCCGTCTCAAGGATCTTACCGTTCTCAAAGTCATGTTCACCGCTGTGGTGGTGGGGGGGATCGGTGTGTCTGTGATGATTTCCAGTGGTCTCGCTGAAGGATGGCACATCAAGCCCACTCTCGTTCTGGGGATTGTGCTGGGAGCGGCGATCTTTGGCGTCGGTATGACGCTTTACGGATACTGCCCGGGAACCGGTGTTGCGGCTGTTGCTACGGGGAGCTTACATGCACTGGTTGGCATGTTAGGAATGCTTGCCGGCGGTGTCGCTTACGCTCTGAGTTACCCTTGGATGAAAACAAATATTCTGGGCATAGGCGATTTTGGCAAGATACGCATCTCGGATCTGTTACCCCTGGACGACGGGCAGGTTTATGCGCTGGTAACATTCATCGCCATGGTTCTGTTTCTGCTCTTGGAAAAGGGCGGACGCATCCGCAGTGGCGCATCTGATTGTGATCAGTCAAGCGGAGGCTGA
- a CDS encoding YeeE/YedE family protein encodes MTTFPRHSSSLVKNCTRCNNCIFSLDYITNNEYTWLVQQHKKTESPRHEAGDAGLGRNPLLRESWNPYIVGAGIGIVSWLAFLLVNKPMGMSTEVSKFSGWVAAVFVGMDTVGDNAYWSEKLPKFGYSTVFLICTAVGAFISAVSSKSFRIEKVPAVWEARFGGSVAKRYAMAFVGGFIILFGARLAGGCTSGHAISGSLQLAASGWLFFAVMVVSGVITARLIFKNTQ; translated from the coding sequence ATGACTACTTTTCCTCGGCATTCTTCCAGTCTAGTCAAAAATTGCACGCGTTGCAATAATTGTATTTTCTCACTTGACTATATAACCAATAACGAATATACATGGCTTGTGCAACAACATAAAAAGACAGAAAGCCCGCGCCATGAGGCTGGGGATGCTGGGCTGGGAAGGAATCCGCTTCTCAGAGAGTCATGGAACCCCTATATCGTCGGTGCCGGTATAGGCATCGTGAGTTGGCTGGCGTTTCTTCTCGTGAATAAACCGATGGGGATGTCGACTGAGGTATCGAAATTCTCCGGCTGGGTGGCTGCGGTTTTTGTCGGGATGGACACCGTGGGGGATAATGCGTATTGGTCGGAAAAACTGCCTAAATTCGGATACAGCACCGTGTTCCTTATTTGTACGGCTGTGGGTGCGTTTATAAGCGCGGTTTCCAGTAAGAGTTTCCGTATCGAAAAAGTGCCAGCCGTCTGGGAAGCTCGGTTCGGTGGTTCGGTGGCGAAGCGCTATGCCATGGCCTTTGTCGGCGGCTTCATCATTTTATTTGGAGCCCGTCTAGCTGGCGGCTGCACCAGCGGACACGCGATCAGCGGATCACTTCAGCTTGCTGCATCTGGCTGGCTTTTCTTTGCCGTGATGGTGGTCTCGGGTGTCATCACAGCCCGGCTGATTTTTAAAAACACACAATAA
- a CDS encoding winged helix-turn-helix transcriptional regulator, producing the protein MGRKLMGRTELDRVSEIFKALSETTRLLILRELKDGTMSVGELVARLDTSQANISKQLKTLHDAGLLERNKSGNTVYYSIKEPMVLDMCKLVCDKLNRDSSADGGIHFEL; encoded by the coding sequence ATGGGCCGCAAGCTTATGGGGCGGACGGAGCTCGACCGGGTTTCGGAAATTTTCAAAGCGCTGTCAGAAACGACACGCTTACTGATCTTGAGAGAACTCAAGGACGGTACGATGAGCGTCGGCGAACTCGTTGCCAGGCTTGACACCTCGCAGGCCAACATTTCCAAGCAATTAAAAACCCTCCACGATGCGGGTCTGCTTGAGCGTAACAAATCAGGCAACACCGTGTATTACTCCATCAAAGAGCCGATGGTGCTGGATATGTGCAAATTGGTTTGTGACAAACTCAACCGGGATAGTTCGGCTGATGGCGGGATACATTTTGAGCTATGA
- a CDS encoding rhodanese-like domain-containing protein: MFIPRISCLALTAWVSMVLAVSGYAAGKVKTGEITGVDIDRVFSMNQSGRLLLVDCRPAFYYLKGHINGAINLPLKKYDKLIRDRQKHLNDAVAARKIIVLYCQNVKCPDAYAVAKKLVKLGYSVSIYKGGWEEWNRAGL, encoded by the coding sequence ATGTTCATTCCCCGAATCAGTTGTTTGGCTCTAACCGCCTGGGTATCGATGGTTCTGGCTGTTTCTGGATATGCAGCAGGGAAAGTCAAGACCGGTGAGATCACCGGTGTCGATATCGACCGGGTCTTCTCGATGAATCAGTCCGGCAGGCTTTTACTCGTCGATTGCAGGCCGGCCTTTTATTACCTTAAAGGGCATATCAACGGGGCGATCAACCTGCCATTAAAGAAATACGACAAACTCATCCGTGACCGCCAGAAGCACTTGAACGACGCCGTGGCCGCCAGGAAAATCATTGTGCTCTACTGCCAGAACGTAAAATGCCCGGACGCCTACGCAGTTGCCAAAAAACTCGTCAAACTCGGTTACTCTGTTTCCATTTACAAGGGGGGTTGGGAAGAGTGGAACCGTGCCGGACTATAG